CACACCGCCCCTTGTTGTTTGCCTTCTTCAATCAAACCGAGCACACGCTGTTTTGCTTGTGCGCTGATCAAAGGACCATACGCGGCATCCTCGTCATCCCAAGCGCCCGGATGCACTTTCGCCATTTCTTGTTTTAAATCGGCAATCCACTCTTTCGAACTGCCTACAAACACAGCGACAGATATCGCCATACAACGTTGCCCTGCCGCACCAACCGAAGAGCCAACTAAGTTGTTCACCACTTGGTTTTTGTTCGCATCTGGCATCACTACCATGTGGTTTTTCGCACCAGCAAAGGCTTGAACACGTTTGAAGTTCTGCGTGCCTGTGGTGTAGATGTATTGCGCTACGGGTACAGAACCAACGAAAGAAACGGCTTGGATATCGGGATGTTTCAACAACAAGTCGACTTGCTCTTTACGACCGTGCACGATTTGCAGCACACCTTTTGGTGCACCCGCTTCTTCGAACAACTCAGCCAAGCGAATGGACGTTAGCGGCACTTGCTCAGAGGGTTTGAGAACAAAAGTATTGCCGCTCGCAATCGCGATTGGGAACATCCACAAAGGGATCATGGCAGGGAAGTTAAACGGCGTAATACCGCAGCACACTCCAAGCGGTTGAATCAGCGAATAACTGTCGATATCTGTAGCAACGTTCTCGACGGTTTCTCCCATCATGTTGCTGGCAATATTGGCAGCTTGCTCGACCACTTCGATACCACGCCACACATCCCCTTTTGCATCCGCAAAGATCTTGCCCGTCTCGTGAGAAAGCAGCGTCGCCAGCTCATCGTGACGTTCTTTCAGTAGATGTTGGTAGCGCAGCATTAAACGCGCACGCTCAGACACGGTGACATCTTTCCAACAGGTAAAGGTGGCTTTTGCACTCTCAATTGCCGCGTGCATCTCTTCATCCGTTGCGCATGGCAAGCGTGCAATCACGTCATTGGTGGCAGGGTTTGTCACTTCTACCCAATCCGTTGCTTGAGATTCACGAAACTCACCATCGATGAATAAGGGAACCGTGCGAGTCATAATCTAGTCCTTCTTTACGTTATTCGATAATTGGAATTAAAGCGGTATCT
This portion of the Vibrio hyugaensis genome encodes:
- a CDS encoding CoA-acylating methylmalonate-semialdehyde dehydrogenase codes for the protein MTRTVPLFIDGEFRESQATDWVEVTNPATNDVIARLPCATDEEMHAAIESAKATFTCWKDVTVSERARLMLRYQHLLKERHDELATLLSHETGKIFADAKGDVWRGIEVVEQAANIASNMMGETVENVATDIDSYSLIQPLGVCCGITPFNFPAMIPLWMFPIAIASGNTFVLKPSEQVPLTSIRLAELFEEAGAPKGVLQIVHGRKEQVDLLLKHPDIQAVSFVGSVPVAQYIYTTGTQNFKRVQAFAGAKNHMVVMPDANKNQVVNNLVGSSVGAAGQRCMAISVAVFVGSSKEWIADLKQEMAKVHPGAWDDEDAAYGPLISAQAKQRVLGLIEEGKQQGAVCELDGSQCEVEGFPEGNWVGPTLFSGVTTEMSIYTQEIFGPVLVCIEVDTLREAIDLVNRNPYGNGTSIFTANGAAARKYQHEIQVGQVGVNVPIPVPLPFFSFTGWRGSFYGDLHAYGKQAVRFYTETKTVTARWFDDDIPTGPNLTINLR